In Alkalihalobacterium alkalinitrilicum, a genomic segment contains:
- a CDS encoding IucA/IucC family protein, with amino-acid sequence MLLTKLNLEKKELEMYEFINETYPELKHTYLQVVSSARFMIMERMVNALLREGFIKSEEIDHQLSQSKKVVLTFSKGKMIIPIARKYSYNRFELAKNISFMDNEFCTSEIYHPIHLIELIVENMQEQGMTHTNLHGFQTELANSVANMGLGLLFQKTKHQDLKIMCEQQSWGSCMELVDGLAGVDALFDRSLFFEQLCVTGHQLHPCTKSKMGLSIEEIIQFSSEFDQVVSLHFVAIHKEVAYHNPNIDLSQVNTFWYKEYPELHDRFYTSCLEKEVDPNQYIILPVHPWQKKQILPTLYGNELETGDIIIIENFTLQTKPTLSVRTVAPIAEEKKFHFKLPLNIQMTSAVRTISPNSVHNGPELTKILKKILKKENYFNGKLTIIGEDIGVRFHSTIEKDNYSYHRNKNLAVLIRSNPESLIKENEQAVVACALYNLSPVTNQLLVYEIIENFHVRYPSNSLTENVKSFFKKYIDVVLTGVIPLMTQYGIGLEGHLQNTLIVFKDYEPIQAIIRDLGGVRVYQERLEKQGIYGSYFPNSVTIGDNVAEMQNKVIHTVFQSQLGELTYQVAKQYNIDEQQLWEIVRNKCIDIFSNLKKQENLKTDVDLDMETLLGPTVETKALTVMRLKDDVTDYAYIKVPNPLYKS; translated from the coding sequence ATGTTACTAACAAAATTAAACTTAGAAAAAAAAGAATTAGAAATGTATGAATTTATAAATGAAACTTACCCTGAATTGAAACATACGTATTTGCAAGTCGTCTCAAGCGCTCGCTTTATGATCATGGAAAGAATGGTAAATGCCTTGTTACGAGAGGGGTTTATAAAAAGTGAGGAGATAGATCATCAACTTTCCCAATCAAAAAAAGTCGTACTTACATTTTCTAAAGGGAAAATGATAATTCCAATTGCGAGAAAGTATAGCTACAACCGATTTGAACTGGCAAAGAACATTTCGTTTATGGATAATGAATTCTGTACTTCTGAAATTTATCATCCTATTCATTTAATTGAACTTATCGTTGAGAACATGCAGGAACAAGGAATGACACACACGAACTTACATGGCTTTCAAACAGAACTAGCAAATAGTGTTGCGAATATGGGGTTAGGATTATTATTCCAGAAAACAAAACATCAGGATTTGAAAATAATGTGTGAACAGCAAAGCTGGGGAAGTTGTATGGAATTAGTAGATGGGTTAGCTGGTGTTGATGCTCTCTTTGATCGCTCCTTGTTTTTTGAACAATTATGTGTGACAGGTCATCAGCTTCATCCTTGTACAAAGTCTAAAATGGGCTTAAGTATCGAGGAAATTATCCAGTTCTCTAGTGAATTTGATCAAGTGGTATCACTCCACTTTGTTGCGATACATAAAGAAGTAGCTTACCATAATCCGAATATTGACTTGTCGCAAGTAAATACATTTTGGTATAAAGAATATCCAGAGCTTCATGATCGCTTTTATACTAGTTGTCTAGAAAAAGAAGTAGATCCAAATCAATATATTATCCTCCCTGTTCATCCATGGCAGAAGAAACAAATACTGCCAACACTGTACGGAAATGAGCTCGAAACAGGAGATATTATTATTATTGAAAACTTTACCCTTCAAACGAAGCCAACCTTATCCGTTCGAACAGTGGCACCAATAGCTGAAGAGAAAAAGTTTCATTTTAAATTACCACTCAACATTCAAATGACGAGTGCAGTTCGAACGATCTCACCAAACTCCGTTCATAATGGGCCTGAATTAACGAAAATCCTTAAAAAGATATTAAAAAAAGAAAACTACTTCAATGGAAAATTGACTATTATTGGTGAAGATATTGGAGTCCGTTTCCATTCGACAATTGAAAAGGATAACTATTCGTACCATCGAAACAAAAATTTGGCAGTGTTGATAAGAAGTAACCCAGAGTCATTAATAAAAGAAAACGAACAGGCCGTAGTTGCCTGTGCATTATATAACCTATCTCCTGTAACAAACCAATTACTAGTATACGAGATCATTGAAAATTTTCATGTGCGTTATCCGTCCAATTCACTAACTGAAAATGTTAAATCCTTTTTTAAAAAATATATTGACGTCGTCCTAACTGGGGTGATCCCGTTAATGACGCAGTACGGGATTGGGCTAGAAGGTCATTTGCAAAACACGCTTATCGTTTTTAAAGACTACGAACCTATTCAAGCAATCATACGTGACTTAGGTGGAGTTAGAGTTTATCAAGAGCGATTAGAAAAACAAGGAATCTACGGAAGTTACTTTCCTAACTCTGTAACAATTGGTGATAATGTTGCTGAAATGCAAAATAAAGTCATTCATACTGTTTTTCAAAGTCAGTTGGGTGAACTCACATATCAAGTAGCGAAACAATATAATATAGACGAACAGCAACTTTGGGAAATAGTGAGAAATAAGTGCATTGATATCTTTTCGAACTTGAAAAAACAAGAAAACTTAAAAACTGATGTAGATTTAGATATGGAGACATTATTAGGGCCAACCGTTGAAACAAAAGCGTTGACAGTCATGCGATTAAAGGATGATGTCACGGATTATGCTTATATTAAAGTGCCAAATCCATTATATAAAAGCTAG
- a CDS encoding ABC transporter ATP-binding protein — translation MRLGLETESLTLGYGDTIIIEDLNLQIPKGNITVFIGGNGCGKSTLLRSLARLLKPKTGSIVLDGTSIQQMQTKEIAKQLAVLPQGPEAPEGLSVLQLVKQGRYPYQNWLKQWSDEDEKKVYEALRATHLTELAERQVDSLSGGQRQRAWIAMTLAQDTDTILLDEPTTYLDMTHQIEILDLLFELNEKENRTIVMVLHDLNLACRYAHHIVAVQNKQIYEQGKPEDVITCDLVREVFRMECQVTSDPIFGTPLCIPFGKGRCLLDSKGRKPRVKMS, via the coding sequence ATGAGGCTTGGACTTGAAACAGAATCTTTAACACTAGGCTATGGAGATACAATAATCATCGAGGATTTAAACCTACAAATTCCTAAAGGGAACATTACGGTTTTTATCGGTGGAAATGGTTGTGGTAAATCGACATTACTACGTTCGCTTGCACGATTATTAAAACCAAAAACGGGTTCGATCGTCCTAGACGGTACTTCCATACAACAGATGCAAACGAAAGAAATCGCCAAACAATTGGCTGTTCTTCCCCAAGGACCAGAAGCTCCTGAAGGACTTTCGGTATTACAGTTAGTCAAACAAGGCCGTTACCCGTATCAAAATTGGTTAAAACAATGGTCTGATGAGGACGAAAAGAAAGTTTATGAGGCATTAAGAGCCACACACCTAACTGAATTAGCTGAGCGACAAGTAGATTCTCTATCTGGTGGGCAGCGGCAGCGAGCGTGGATTGCGATGACACTTGCTCAAGATACAGATACGATCCTTTTAGATGAGCCAACCACTTATTTAGATATGACACATCAAATTGAAATTTTGGATTTATTATTTGAGTTAAATGAAAAGGAAAATCGTACGATCGTCATGGTCCTCCACGATTTAAACTTAGCCTGTCGATATGCACATCATATTGTAGCGGTCCAAAACAAACAAATTTATGAACAAGGAAAGCCAGAAGATGTCATCACATGTGACCTTGTAAGAGAAGTATTTCGAATGGAATGCCAAGTAACGAGTGATCCGATTTTTGGCACCCCTTTATGTATCCCATTTGGTAAAGGGCGTTGCTTATTGGATAGCAAAGGTAGAAAACCTAGAGTAAAAATGAGTTAG
- a CDS encoding FecCD family ABC transporter permease, which translates to MQKYKSLRLGKEKVSFLIDQKALLTFVILLGFTFLFALLSAGLGDMKISPVNVIKAWFGTASDMETLVVNSFRLPRIITALLVGIGLAISGAILQGLVRNPLASPDILGITGGGAVAVVSFLVIFSDKNNALTVSIHWLPLAAFLGSMMIAIFIYLLSWKNGISPIRLILIGIGLSALTQALTTLFMILGPIYRASQATIWLTGSIYGASWQNVSILLPWTLCLLFVLVFAIRHLNVQELGDSIATGVGSSVGKYRILLLLLSTGFAAGAVAFAGGISFVGLIAPHIARKLVGSSFGALIPVAALVGALLVIVADLIGRVIFGPTEIPAGVFTALIGAPYFIYLLYKHRNL; encoded by the coding sequence CTGCAAAAATATAAATCATTGCGTCTAGGAAAAGAAAAAGTTTCCTTTTTAATCGACCAAAAAGCTTTATTAACCTTTGTTATCCTTTTAGGATTCACTTTTTTGTTCGCTTTACTGAGTGCTGGACTGGGAGATATGAAAATCAGCCCAGTCAATGTAATAAAAGCATGGTTTGGAACTGCCTCAGATATGGAAACTTTAGTCGTCAACTCTTTTCGACTGCCGAGAATTATTACAGCCCTACTCGTCGGGATAGGTCTTGCCATTTCTGGTGCGATTTTACAAGGATTGGTTAGAAATCCGTTAGCTTCTCCAGACATTCTCGGAATTACGGGGGGAGGAGCCGTTGCGGTCGTTTCTTTTTTAGTGATTTTTAGTGATAAAAATAATGCGTTAACCGTAAGTATTCATTGGTTACCTTTGGCTGCTTTTCTAGGTTCGATGATGATTGCGATTTTTATCTATTTACTCTCATGGAAAAATGGAATTTCACCTATCCGACTTATATTAATTGGAATTGGGCTATCTGCTTTAACTCAAGCATTAACAACTTTATTTATGATATTGGGCCCTATTTATCGAGCGAGCCAAGCAACGATTTGGCTGACAGGCTCTATTTATGGAGCTAGCTGGCAAAATGTCTCCATCTTATTACCATGGACATTATGTTTACTCTTCGTCCTCGTTTTCGCTATAAGACATTTAAATGTACAAGAATTAGGGGATTCCATCGCTACTGGTGTTGGCAGTTCTGTAGGAAAATACCGAATACTCCTCCTATTACTAAGTACAGGTTTTGCTGCAGGAGCAGTTGCTTTTGCAGGTGGGATTAGTTTTGTCGGATTAATTGCTCCACATATCGCAAGAAAGTTAGTCGGTTCTTCATTTGGTGCACTAATCCCAGTTGCCGCATTAGTGGGTGCCCTTTTGGTCATTGTTGCCGATCTGATCGGGAGGGTCATATTCGGTCCTACAGAAATTCCCGCAGGTGTCTTTACTGCTCTGATTGGAGCTCCTTATTTCATTTATTTATTATATAAACATAGAAACCTATAA
- a CDS encoding FecCD family ABC transporter permease yields the protein MLLQTTRSKTLALFLGIIIFLLFTCVSIVYGYTNTTWKMVINSFIHFDGSNEHLIIQTVRLPRALIAAAVGASLGIAGALMQAMTKNPLADPKIFGINAGASFFIVFAVSYFSITSLGTFVWIAFAGAAVAAVTVYFIGSLGRDGLTPMKFTLAGAAIWALFSSLTQGMLVLNEKALEEVLFWLAGSVQGRKLEYLQSVLPYMVIAWIGALVMARNINLLTMGEDVAKGLGQRTGVIKLVLAIIIIFLAGGSVAIAGPIGFIGIMVPHIARYLVGIDYRWVIPYCAIIGGILLLFADISARYVIMPQEVPVGVMTAIIGTPFFIYIARKGLTKS from the coding sequence ATGTTATTACAAACTACACGTTCTAAAACTCTAGCATTATTTCTTGGTATCATAATATTTTTATTGTTTACTTGTGTCAGTATTGTCTATGGTTATACGAACACGACTTGGAAAATGGTTATAAATTCATTTATCCATTTTGATGGTTCGAATGAACACCTTATTATCCAAACAGTACGTCTACCAAGGGCTTTAATTGCAGCGGCTGTCGGAGCAAGTCTCGGAATTGCGGGAGCTTTAATGCAAGCAATGACGAAAAACCCTCTTGCCGACCCAAAAATATTTGGCATTAACGCTGGTGCCAGTTTTTTTATCGTATTTGCCGTATCATATTTTTCAATCACTTCATTGGGAACTTTTGTCTGGATTGCTTTTGCAGGAGCCGCGGTTGCCGCAGTCACGGTTTACTTCATCGGTTCGTTAGGAAGAGATGGATTAACACCGATGAAATTCACATTAGCTGGTGCTGCAATATGGGCATTGTTCTCCTCGTTAACACAAGGAATGCTCGTCTTAAATGAAAAAGCACTAGAGGAAGTACTTTTTTGGTTAGCTGGTTCAGTTCAAGGCAGAAAACTAGAATACTTACAAAGTGTTCTTCCTTACATGGTGATCGCCTGGATTGGAGCTCTTGTTATGGCACGTAACATTAATCTGTTAACGATGGGTGAAGATGTTGCTAAAGGGCTCGGCCAGCGTACAGGCGTTATTAAACTCGTTTTAGCAATCATTATTATATTTTTAGCTGGTGGGTCTGTTGCTATTGCTGGCCCAATCGGATTTATTGGGATTATGGTACCTCATATTGCCCGTTATCTCGTTGGGATTGACTATCGATGGGTGATCCCTTACTGTGCGATTATTGGAGGGATTTTATTACTTTTTGCTGACATCAGCGCCAGGTACGTCATCATGCCACAAGAAGTTCCTGTAGGAGTCATGACAGCTATCATTGGAACTCCATTTTTCATTTATATTGCACGTAAGGGGTTGACTAAATCGTGA
- a CDS encoding ABC transporter substrate-binding protein — MKNFKAILFALIFMLIFVLAACGSEAQQGEVSGSEGSEDEAEIEVEETTTYTVEHAMGSTPIEGTPERVVILTNEGTEALLSLGVTPVGAVKSWTGDPWYEHISEKMEGVQEVGTESEPNLEAIAALQPDLIIGNKMRQEAVYEQLNAIAPTIFAETLRGNWKINFGLYAEALNKQEEGQRVLDSYADRITAIQEEAGEKLDMQVSMVRFMGGDVRIYQKDSFSGVILDEIGFARPEAQNVDEFAIMGATKEMTPQMDGDILFYFTYETGDGEGSKVEEEWLNDPLFQQLPVVANGNAHKVDDSIWNTAGGVIAANLMIDDLENKILK, encoded by the coding sequence ATGAAAAACTTTAAAGCTATTCTTTTTGCACTTATATTCATGTTAATATTTGTGCTAGCCGCTTGCGGAAGTGAAGCGCAACAAGGGGAAGTGTCAGGTTCTGAAGGATCTGAGGATGAAGCTGAAATAGAAGTTGAGGAGACAACTACCTATACAGTTGAACATGCAATGGGGTCTACCCCTATTGAAGGAACACCTGAAAGAGTCGTTATATTAACGAATGAGGGAACAGAAGCACTATTATCATTAGGGGTAACACCTGTTGGGGCCGTTAAATCATGGACGGGTGACCCTTGGTACGAACATATTAGTGAGAAAATGGAAGGTGTTCAGGAAGTAGGTACCGAAAGTGAGCCGAATTTAGAGGCAATTGCTGCCCTACAACCCGATTTAATTATCGGAAACAAAATGCGTCAAGAAGCTGTATATGAACAACTAAATGCAATTGCACCAACTATATTTGCAGAAACACTTCGTGGAAATTGGAAAATTAACTTTGGGCTTTATGCTGAAGCGTTAAACAAACAGGAAGAAGGACAAAGAGTATTAGATAGCTACGCGGACCGTATTACTGCAATCCAAGAGGAAGCTGGAGAAAAATTAGACATGCAAGTTTCAATGGTTCGCTTTATGGGTGGAGATGTGCGAATCTATCAAAAGGACTCATTCTCAGGAGTAATTCTAGATGAAATCGGCTTTGCACGTCCTGAAGCTCAAAATGTCGATGAGTTTGCTATTATGGGAGCAACGAAAGAAATGACTCCACAAATGGACGGTGATATTCTTTTCTATTTCACATATGAAACAGGTGATGGGGAAGGTTCGAAAGTGGAAGAAGAATGGTTAAATGACCCGTTATTCCAACAGCTACCTGTTGTTGCAAATGGAAATGCCCATAAAGTAGATGATTCGATTTGGAATACAGCAGGCGGTGTAATTGCTGCAAATCTAATGATTGATGATTTAGAAAATAAAATATTAAAATAA
- a CDS encoding GH1 family beta-glucosidase gives MRFPHDFLFGAATASYQIEGAWNEDGKGETNWDAFSKIPGKTYEGTTGDVAIDHYHRYEEDIQLMAEMGLESYRFSISWARILPTGDGEVNEKGLQFYNSVINECLKYGIVPFVTLYHWDLPLTLEEDGGWTNKRTAEAFVKYADICFRAFGDRVKHWITFNETVMFCGLGYLKGAHPPGIQNDEKKYFQATHYVFYAHAKAVEIYKQLKQYGEIGITHVFLPAFSVDDKQENILAARHANEYETFWYYDPILKGEYPTYVVEQLKEKGWTPSWTEDELNMLKRNAGKNDFIGLNYYQPIRVEKNHELVSSKEHSRETSTLAPGNPSFDNFFRTVKMEDKTYTKWGWEISPQGFLDGLHMLKERYGDIKMYVTENGLGDEDPIIEGEIVDVPRIKYIEEHLRVIKRAISDGIHLKGYYAWSAIDLLSWLNGFKKQYGFIYVDHHDHLNRKKKLSFHWYKHFIETRGEGL, from the coding sequence TTGCGATTTCCACATGATTTTTTATTCGGAGCAGCAACTGCTTCTTATCAAATAGAAGGAGCCTGGAATGAAGATGGAAAAGGCGAAACGAATTGGGATGCGTTTTCAAAAATTCCAGGTAAAACTTATGAGGGCACAACTGGAGATGTAGCTATAGATCATTACCATAGATACGAAGAAGATATTCAATTAATGGCCGAAATGGGACTTGAATCGTACCGTTTTTCTATTTCATGGGCACGTATATTGCCAACAGGCGATGGCGAAGTCAATGAAAAAGGTTTGCAATTTTACAATAGTGTAATTAATGAATGTTTGAAGTATGGTATTGTTCCATTTGTCACTCTTTATCATTGGGATTTGCCTCTGACGCTTGAAGAAGATGGAGGGTGGACGAACAAACGAACAGCGGAAGCTTTCGTCAAATATGCTGACATTTGTTTTCGCGCATTCGGAGACCGCGTTAAACATTGGATTACGTTTAATGAAACGGTGATGTTTTGTGGTTTAGGTTATTTAAAAGGAGCGCATCCACCTGGAATCCAAAATGATGAAAAAAAATACTTTCAAGCAACTCATTACGTGTTTTATGCACATGCCAAAGCCGTAGAAATATATAAACAACTGAAGCAATATGGCGAAATTGGGATTACCCATGTATTTTTACCTGCCTTCAGCGTCGATGATAAACAGGAGAATATATTAGCTGCTAGGCACGCTAATGAATATGAAACGTTTTGGTATTATGACCCCATTCTAAAAGGGGAATATCCGACTTATGTGGTTGAGCAATTAAAGGAGAAAGGCTGGACCCCAAGTTGGACAGAAGACGAACTAAATATGTTAAAAAGAAATGCGGGTAAAAATGATTTTATTGGTCTTAATTATTACCAACCTATTCGAGTAGAAAAAAATCACGAATTAGTTTCTTCTAAGGAACATTCAAGAGAAACGTCTACTCTAGCACCAGGCAACCCTTCTTTTGATAACTTCTTCCGGACTGTAAAAATGGAAGATAAAACCTATACAAAATGGGGGTGGGAAATTTCACCTCAAGGATTTTTAGACGGCCTGCATATGTTAAAAGAGCGTTATGGTGATATTAAAATGTATGTAACCGAAAACGGACTTGGTGACGAAGATCCTATTATCGAAGGAGAAATAGTAGATGTTCCTCGCATTAAATATATTGAAGAACATCTAAGAGTTATTAAACGAGCAATTTCAGACGGAATTCATTTAAAAGGATATTACGCATGGTCAGCCATTGATCTATTAAGCTGGTTGAATGGGTTTAAAAAGCAATACGGATTTATCTACGTGGATCATCATGATCATTTAAACCGAAAGAAAAAGCTATCATTTCACTGGTATAAGCACTTCATCGAGACGAGAGGCGAAGGTCTGTAA
- a CDS encoding nitroreductase family protein codes for MTLQTTEKTRSVEEAIESRHSIRKFKQEAIPQDDLNQIFELVRLAPSAWNLQPWRFHLITDTQLKEKLQDAAYGQQQVTSAPAVVIVASDMEDTIKNLAETVHPGLSQERKQEEVANLSGFFGGMSIEERGQWALTQTNIALGFLLVTIQGTGYASVPMLGFEHEKVKEILGLADHVKFAAMVPFGRADDEGYPHHRFSLEKIVKYH; via the coding sequence TTGACGTTACAAACAACAGAAAAAACACGCTCAGTTGAAGAAGCGATTGAATCTCGTCATAGTATCCGAAAATTTAAGCAAGAAGCCATTCCGCAAGACGATCTGAACCAAATATTTGAACTTGTTCGTCTTGCACCGAGTGCCTGGAATTTACAACCTTGGCGCTTTCACCTCATCACCGATACACAACTTAAAGAAAAACTACAGGATGCTGCCTATGGTCAACAGCAAGTGACTTCAGCTCCAGCTGTAGTTATCGTTGCAAGCGATATGGAAGACACGATCAAAAATTTAGCAGAAACCGTCCATCCAGGTTTATCTCAAGAACGTAAACAAGAAGAAGTCGCTAATCTTTCTGGTTTCTTTGGTGGTATGAGCATAGAAGAACGAGGTCAATGGGCATTAACTCAAACGAATATTGCACTCGGATTTCTTTTAGTTACCATTCAAGGAACTGGTTACGCTAGTGTTCCAATGTTAGGTTTTGAACATGAAAAAGTAAAAGAAATTTTAGGCTTAGCCGACCATGTCAAATTTGCTGCAATGGTTCCTTTTGGCCGAGCAGATGATGAAGGCTATCCTCATCACCGCTTTAGTTTGGAAAAAATCGTAAAATACCATTAA
- a CDS encoding formate--tetrahydrofolate ligase, whose translation METNHKIKSDIEIAQAATLKPIQEFQKNYDIRHEELEPHGHYKAKLSLDMMNRLADQPDGKLILVTAINPTPAGEGKSTVTVGLGQALNMLGKKAMIALREPSLGPTMGIKGGAAGGGYSQVLPMEEINLHFTGDIHAITTANNALAAFIDNHIHQGNELQIDTRRIVWKRVVDLNDRALRQVVVGLGGPIQGVPREDGFDITVASEIMAVFCLATDLQDLKKRLARIVVAYNIDQQPVTVANLGVEGALTLLLKDALKPNLVQTIEHTPALIHGGPFVNIAHGCNSVIATKMAQKLSDIVITEAGFGADLGAEKFLNIKSRFANLNPEVVVIVATIRALKMHGGVAKQNLHQENVDALCAGLSNLHKHVETIQAFNLPFVIAINRFVTDTNQEIETLQEFCEENGFPVALTEVWEKGGDGGLELAHKLLNILDHNQQSFKPLYDVSDSIPNKIRKIAQIVYGAKDVVFTDKAQKQITQFEALGWDQLPICMAKTPVSLSDDPTKLGRPTDFTITIREFKPSIGAGFLVALSGNVMTMPGLPKAPAALLMDVDEHGRAIGLF comes from the coding sequence ATGGAAACGAACCACAAAATAAAATCCGATATTGAAATTGCGCAAGCCGCCACATTAAAGCCTATTCAAGAGTTTCAAAAAAATTATGATATTCGGCATGAGGAATTAGAGCCGCACGGACATTATAAAGCCAAATTATCACTTGATATGATGAATCGTCTAGCCGACCAACCTGATGGAAAATTAATTTTAGTTACCGCAATTAACCCTACTCCAGCAGGTGAAGGAAAATCAACAGTAACTGTTGGCCTTGGACAAGCATTAAATATGCTTGGGAAAAAAGCAATGATTGCTTTACGTGAGCCTTCACTCGGGCCGACTATGGGTATTAAAGGAGGGGCTGCGGGTGGCGGTTATTCTCAAGTTCTGCCGATGGAAGAAATCAATTTGCATTTTACAGGTGATATTCATGCGATTACAACAGCAAATAATGCATTAGCTGCATTTATAGACAATCATATTCACCAAGGTAATGAACTTCAAATCGACACACGACGAATTGTATGGAAACGTGTCGTTGATTTAAATGATCGTGCATTACGCCAGGTTGTTGTTGGCTTAGGCGGACCTATTCAAGGTGTACCACGAGAAGATGGCTTTGACATTACGGTTGCATCAGAAATTATGGCTGTGTTTTGTTTAGCTACAGATTTGCAGGACTTGAAAAAACGTCTAGCTCGAATTGTAGTCGCGTATAACATCGATCAACAACCTGTAACTGTAGCCAATTTGGGCGTTGAAGGAGCGCTTACCCTTTTATTAAAAGATGCCCTCAAACCGAATCTTGTTCAAACCATTGAACACACTCCTGCTTTGATTCACGGAGGTCCATTTGTGAACATTGCCCACGGGTGTAATAGTGTCATCGCGACAAAGATGGCTCAAAAATTGAGTGATATCGTCATTACTGAAGCGGGCTTTGGTGCTGATTTGGGTGCGGAGAAGTTCTTAAATATCAAATCGCGATTTGCTAATCTTAATCCTGAAGTTGTTGTCATTGTCGCAACGATTCGTGCGTTAAAAATGCATGGTGGTGTAGCGAAACAGAATTTACATCAGGAAAATGTTGATGCCTTGTGCGCTGGTTTAAGTAATTTGCATAAACATGTTGAAACAATACAAGCATTTAACTTGCCATTTGTTATAGCGATTAACCGGTTTGTCACAGATACGAATCAAGAAATCGAGACATTGCAAGAATTTTGTGAAGAAAACGGGTTTCCTGTAGCATTAACAGAAGTGTGGGAAAAAGGCGGCGACGGTGGTTTAGAATTAGCCCATAAATTATTAAATATATTAGATCATAATCAGCAATCCTTTAAGCCTTTATATGATGTAAGTGATTCCATTCCTAATAAAATCCGTAAAATTGCACAAATCGTCTATGGTGCCAAAGATGTTGTTTTTACTGATAAGGCGCAAAAACAAATCACTCAATTCGAAGCACTCGGCTGGGATCAATTACCGATCTGTATGGCTAAAACTCCTGTATCATTATCAGATGATCCAACCAAACTCGGAAGACCTACTGATTTTACGATCACCATTCGTGAATTCAAACCATCTATAGGGGCTGGATTCCTTGTTGCACTTTCTGGTAATGTGATGACGATGCCTGGACTTCCTAAGGCACCAGCTGCGTTGTTAATGGACGTAGATGAACATGGACGGGCTATCGGACTTTTTTAA
- the sda gene encoding sporulation histidine kinase inhibitor Sda, which yields MLRKLSDLQLLEAYKKAKDLNLSKDFINILKHEVDKRQI from the coding sequence ATGTTAAGGAAGCTAAGTGATCTACAATTATTAGAGGCGTATAAAAAGGCAAAGGATTTAAATTTATCAAAGGACTTTATTAATATTTTGAAACATGAAGTAGACAAAAGACAAATCTAA